Proteins found in one Haloferax litoreum genomic segment:
- a CDS encoding thiolase family protein produces the protein MPEPVIAAAYRTPFGKAGGVFEDVRSEDLSIPLIDHILDEHDVDADDVEDLMWGVAQQRTEQDNNVARVIALLSDLGEGTPATSINRWCASSMQSIISASDAIAAGNRECIIAGGVESMSRIPMDGDSYEHLHPELGEQYNIFQLQMGMTAEKVAEEYDVSREAQDEFALRSHQRAAEATETGRFDDEIVPIETDDGVVTEDEGIRPDTSMEVLGGLPPAFSGTGSVTAGNSSQITDGAAAVLVTSREFADEHGLDVLASVGTNNVAGVDPTVMGIGPVPATRGLLERAGSDIEDYDLVEINEAFASQCEYSRRELGIDEDKLNVNGGAIALGHPLGASGARLPVTLIHEMQKRDVDRGLAALCVGFGQGAAIEFSR, from the coding sequence ATGCCAGAACCAGTCATTGCTGCCGCGTATCGCACTCCGTTCGGGAAAGCCGGCGGCGTCTTCGAGGACGTCCGAAGTGAAGACCTCTCGATTCCCCTCATCGACCACATCCTCGACGAACACGACGTCGACGCCGACGACGTGGAAGACCTGATGTGGGGCGTCGCCCAGCAACGCACCGAACAGGACAACAACGTCGCCCGCGTCATCGCCCTTCTCTCGGACCTCGGCGAGGGGACGCCCGCGACGAGCATCAACCGCTGGTGTGCCTCGTCGATGCAGTCTATCATCTCCGCGTCGGACGCCATCGCCGCCGGCAACCGCGAGTGCATCATCGCCGGCGGTGTCGAGAGCATGTCGCGCATCCCGATGGACGGCGACTCCTACGAGCACCTCCACCCCGAACTCGGTGAACAGTACAACATCTTCCAACTCCAGATGGGGATGACCGCCGAGAAGGTCGCCGAAGAGTACGACGTCTCCCGCGAGGCCCAAGACGAGTTCGCCCTCCGCAGTCACCAACGCGCCGCCGAAGCGACCGAAACCGGACGCTTCGACGACGAAATCGTCCCCATCGAGACAGACGACGGCGTCGTCACCGAAGACGAGGGGATTCGCCCCGACACCTCCATGGAAGTCCTCGGTGGCCTCCCACCGGCGTTCTCCGGCACTGGGTCTGTCACCGCCGGCAACTCCTCGCAGATTACCGACGGTGCCGCCGCCGTCCTCGTGACCTCCCGTGAGTTCGCCGATGAACACGGCCTCGACGTACTCGCCTCCGTCGGCACGAACAACGTCGCCGGCGTCGACCCGACGGTCATGGGTATCGGTCCGGTTCCGGCCACTCGTGGCCTCCTCGAACGCGCCGGCAGCGACATCGAGGACTACGACCTCGTGGAAATCAACGAGGCGTTCGCCAGTCAGTGCGAATACTCCCGCCGCGAACTCGGCATCGACGAGGACAAACTCAACGTCAACGGCGGCGCAATCGCCCTCGGCCACCCACTCGGTGCCTCCGGCGCTCGCTTGCCCGTGACGCTCATCCACGAGATGCAGAAGCGTGACGTGGACCGCGGACTCGCCGCACTCTGCGTCGGATTTGGGCAAGGGGCCGCAATCGAGTTCAGTCGATAA
- a CDS encoding MBL fold metallo-hydrolase, giving the protein MRVTLLGTGDTTGTPTVGCDCDTCREARERGIERTRFSVHVENERTNESLLVDFSPDFRHQFLTQETPLPDEALVTHIHFDHLDGLGNVYRLLDHLDVHATDEVDPLTDESVADTIRSKFDYLDRINVHDQTPLESFRACGFDVTFVPVVHPPLLCYGVAIEDPETGAKLSISGDSTYAVPEESRAVLADPDLLLAEAIVPASLCEYHPAGGDDYDEDGVPRTFGTKHMTREGAMALSEDLNADVTRLVHVAHYYPPDEAFEEPLAIDGEVYEL; this is encoded by the coding sequence ATGCGCGTAACCCTCCTCGGGACCGGCGACACGACAGGAACGCCCACTGTCGGGTGCGACTGTGACACCTGCCGGGAGGCCCGCGAACGCGGCATCGAGCGGACGCGCTTTTCGGTCCACGTCGAGAACGAGCGAACGAACGAATCGCTCCTCGTGGACTTCAGCCCCGACTTCCGTCACCAGTTTCTCACGCAAGAGACGCCGCTTCCCGACGAGGCACTCGTCACCCACATTCACTTCGACCACCTCGACGGACTGGGCAACGTCTACCGACTGCTCGACCACCTCGACGTCCACGCGACGGACGAAGTCGACCCGCTGACCGACGAGAGCGTCGCGGATACGATTCGCTCGAAGTTCGACTACTTAGACCGCATCAACGTCCACGACCAGACGCCCCTCGAATCGTTCCGCGCCTGCGGATTCGACGTGACCTTCGTCCCCGTCGTTCACCCGCCGCTTCTGTGCTACGGCGTCGCCATCGAAGACCCCGAGACGGGCGCGAAACTGTCTATCTCTGGCGACTCGACCTACGCGGTTCCCGAGGAGTCGCGTGCCGTCCTCGCCGACCCCGACCTCTTGCTCGCGGAGGCTATCGTCCCCGCCTCGCTCTGTGAGTACCACCCCGCCGGCGGCGACGACTACGACGAAGACGGCGTTCCACGAACGTTCGGCACGAAGCACATGACACGCGAAGGGGCTATGGCCCTCAGTGAGGACCTGAACGCAGACGTGACGCGACTCGTCCACGTCGCGCACTACTACCCGCCCGACGAGGCGTTCGAAGAGCCATTGGCTATCGACGGGGAAGTGTACGAGTTGTGA
- the nasA gene encoding assimilatory nitrate reductase NasA, translating into MTDESGDPRRRDSSSEEAGDSTTANSPAEVPTTCMRCAVGCGLVHVVGGGGDGSKTVRGDPSNPVSRGAACRRGIHETANPRGERLTRPLVREDGELVPTSWSTAVSKASEAIRSAMATDPDDVAILGSGQQTNEAAYALGKLARAGIGTRNYDANTTLCMASAVAAYYRAFGSDAPPPTYDDIPAAETHLVWGANPAVAHPVLFQWIRQSAVDGRLIVVDPVETKTATAADEHVAVAPGRDLELARAVLAHLVDTGRIDESFVDAATTGFDEVVADLPSVADAAADAGVSLETVEMLAAAFDDPTLVYWGMGVNQSIRGTATAGALIDLCLASGNLGPGSGPFSLTGQANSMGTRVCSSKGTWPGHRPFDHPGHRQAVADAWSVPVSRLPDDAGPGPVGVLDSSPSVVWTVATNPVAGFPDATTAIEHLEDAFLVAQDAFRSETVELADVVFPAATWGETEGTTVNMERRVSRVRPAIDPPADARSDLDIVADVASQVAPGLLPDSPADPAAVFDEFVALTAGTNADCSGLSYARLDREQAVRWPAPEPDTSAGYRYDGGSDPASWSFPTPSGKARFSTLDGDPLPEPTGEDFPLTLTTGRETDAYNTGVRSRGGDTAVSDDASARPVARVNPETIETYRGAVVDADHGRTTSIESRRASVRVTLAPDDAVPKGLVWLPIHHPLTNTLTTPAVDPVSNEPNFKQCAVRFRRSGGR; encoded by the coding sequence ATGACTGACGAATCTGGGGACCCGCGTCGGAGAGACAGCAGTTCCGAAGAGGCTGGAGACTCGACAACCGCGAATTCGCCCGCCGAGGTTCCGACGACGTGCATGCGGTGTGCCGTCGGGTGCGGACTCGTTCACGTCGTCGGCGGCGGTGGGGACGGGTCCAAGACGGTCCGTGGCGACCCGTCGAATCCGGTCTCACGGGGTGCGGCGTGTCGCCGTGGCATCCACGAGACAGCGAACCCACGCGGTGAACGACTCACACGACCCCTCGTCAGAGAAGACGGCGAACTCGTGCCGACTTCGTGGTCGACGGCGGTGTCGAAGGCGAGCGAGGCCATCCGAAGTGCGATGGCGACCGACCCCGACGACGTTGCGATACTGGGGAGTGGCCAACAGACGAACGAAGCGGCCTACGCACTCGGAAAATTGGCCCGCGCCGGTATCGGGACACGAAACTACGACGCGAATACGACGCTCTGTATGGCGAGTGCCGTCGCGGCCTACTATCGGGCGTTCGGAAGCGACGCGCCGCCGCCGACTTACGACGACATCCCGGCGGCCGAGACGCACCTCGTCTGGGGGGCGAATCCGGCAGTCGCACACCCCGTCTTGTTCCAGTGGATTCGGCAATCAGCCGTCGATGGCCGACTGATTGTCGTGGACCCCGTCGAGACGAAGACGGCCACCGCGGCGGACGAACACGTCGCCGTCGCGCCTGGTCGTGACCTCGAACTCGCCCGCGCCGTACTCGCACACCTCGTCGACACCGGCCGCATCGACGAGTCGTTCGTCGACGCTGCCACCACAGGGTTCGACGAGGTTGTCGCCGACCTTCCGAGCGTCGCTGACGCCGCTGCCGACGCGGGTGTCTCGCTCGAAACGGTCGAGATGCTCGCCGCGGCCTTCGACGACCCGACGCTCGTCTACTGGGGGATGGGCGTCAACCAGAGCATCCGCGGTACTGCGACGGCGGGTGCACTCATCGACCTCTGTCTCGCCTCTGGAAATCTCGGTCCGGGGTCGGGACCGTTCTCGCTTACCGGACAGGCGAATTCGATGGGGACGCGCGTCTGTTCCTCGAAAGGCACGTGGCCCGGCCACCGACCGTTCGACCATCCCGGCCACCGACAGGCGGTTGCAGACGCGTGGAGCGTTCCAGTCTCTCGCCTCCCCGACGACGCCGGACCCGGCCCCGTCGGCGTCCTCGACTCGTCGCCGTCGGTCGTCTGGACCGTCGCGACGAACCCTGTCGCTGGGTTCCCTGACGCGACGACGGCCATCGAACACCTCGAAGACGCGTTCCTCGTCGCGCAGGACGCGTTCCGGTCTGAGACCGTCGAACTCGCGGACGTGGTCTTTCCCGCCGCGACGTGGGGCGAGACGGAGGGAACGACGGTGAACATGGAACGGCGAGTGTCGCGGGTTCGCCCGGCAATCGACCCACCCGCGGACGCTCGCTCTGACCTCGATATCGTCGCCGACGTGGCCTCGCAGGTCGCTCCCGGACTCCTTCCCGACTCTCCCGCGGACCCGGCCGCGGTGTTCGACGAATTCGTCGCGCTCACGGCGGGCACGAACGCCGATTGCAGCGGTCTCTCGTACGCTCGACTCGACCGGGAACAGGCAGTCCGATGGCCAGCACCCGAACCGGACACCAGTGCAGGCTACCGATACGACGGCGGGTCGGACCCAGCGTCGTGGTCGTTTCCGACACCGTCAGGAAAGGCCCGATTCAGCACCCTCGATGGTGACCCACTCCCCGAACCGACTGGTGAGGACTTCCCGCTGACGCTCACCACAGGCCGTGAGACCGACGCCTACAACACCGGCGTTCGCTCACGCGGTGGCGACACTGCTGTGAGTGATGACGCTTCTGCGAGACCGGTTGCTCGTGTGAACCCCGAAACCATCGAGACGTACCGCGGCGCTGTCGTCGATGCGGACCACGGCCGGACTACGAGTATCGAGTCGCGCCGCGCGTCCGTCCGCGTGACGCTCGCCCCCGACGACGCGGTTCCGAAGGGACTCGTGTGGCTTCCCATCCACCATCCGCTGACCAACACCCTGACGACGCCCGCTGTCGACCCGGTGTCGAACGAACCGAACTTCAAGCAGTGTGCGGTCCGATTCCGTCGTTCTGGGGGGCGGTGA
- a CDS encoding ATP-binding protein, which translates to MSERALEVVEFLLTAHLYTDDRTLDENDLPPRYRRVFWADADDEDDSSTGGIERPLVVTDTIARKATGVEHPWDAISDLMFTQREDFSGRLSLTQPEMALEWFVKRADYEMLVTNPTIAKAVEDRDDVDVTHAEAREQTRPIHADRVWIDSLLDEYFDDEDDAEMLDLVQVRAPEEIEMTLDDLVLTTDQEGEIHKLMKAIEHREYLAQIGLREIGKILFVGPPGTGKTTVSRALAHELGLPFVEVKLSMITSQYLGETAKNVEKTFEVAKRLSPCILFIDEFDSVAKTRRSDEHAALKRAVNTLLKSIDDISLIRDEVILIGATNHPDQLDSAAWRRFDEIVNFPKPDRGMRSDILRVITNRMQIDEFDPDAIADVTEGLTGSDLRLVLREAVLEALTEERMELTQDDLLEAVADFEERDNLKNLDMMSDSSELVAGSGDGHDHSHDDHDHDHGHADEHEGETQKDAGAAQ; encoded by the coding sequence ATGAGTGAACGGGCGCTCGAGGTTGTCGAATTTCTGCTGACGGCCCACCTTTACACCGACGACCGGACGCTTGACGAGAACGACCTTCCCCCGCGATACCGACGCGTCTTCTGGGCAGACGCTGACGACGAGGACGACTCGTCGACGGGCGGCATCGAGCGACCGCTCGTGGTAACCGACACCATCGCGCGGAAGGCGACAGGAGTCGAACACCCATGGGACGCGATTTCGGACCTCATGTTCACCCAACGTGAGGACTTCTCCGGCCGCCTCTCACTGACGCAACCCGAGATGGCGCTGGAGTGGTTCGTCAAACGCGCCGACTACGAGATGTTGGTGACGAACCCGACGATTGCGAAAGCGGTCGAAGACCGTGACGACGTGGACGTGACCCACGCCGAGGCACGGGAACAGACGCGACCAATCCACGCCGACCGAGTGTGGATTGACAGCCTCCTCGACGAGTACTTCGACGACGAAGACGACGCCGAGATGCTGGACCTCGTGCAGGTTCGCGCACCCGAGGAAATCGAGATGACGCTCGATGACCTCGTGCTCACGACGGACCAAGAGGGCGAGATACACAAACTCATGAAGGCCATCGAACACCGCGAGTACCTCGCGCAGATTGGCCTCCGTGAGATTGGGAAGATTCTCTTCGTCGGTCCGCCGGGAACCGGGAAGACGACTGTCTCGCGAGCACTCGCACACGAACTCGGCCTGCCGTTCGTCGAGGTCAAACTCTCGATGATTACGAGTCAGTACCTCGGTGAGACGGCCAAGAACGTCGAGAAGACCTTCGAAGTCGCAAAGCGACTCTCGCCGTGTATCCTCTTCATTGACGAGTTCGACTCGGTCGCCAAGACGCGCCGGTCGGACGAACACGCTGCGCTCAAGCGCGCCGTCAACACGCTCTTGAAGAGCATCGACGACATCTCGCTGATTCGCGACGAGGTCATCCTCATCGGCGCGACGAACCACCCCGACCAACTCGACTCCGCCGCGTGGCGGCGCTTCGACGAAATCGTCAACTTCCCCAAACCGGACCGTGGCATGCGCTCGGACATCCTGCGCGTCATCACGAACCGGATGCAAATCGACGAGTTCGACCCCGACGCCATCGCCGACGTGACCGAAGGGCTCACCGGGTCTGACCTCCGTCTCGTGCTCCGTGAGGCAGTCCTCGAAGCCCTCACCGAAGAGCGGATGGAACTCACGCAAGACGACCTCTTAGAGGCCGTCGCCGACTTCGAAGAGCGTGACAACCTGAAGAACCTCGACATGATGTCGGACTCCTCGGAACTGGTCGCCGGGTCGGGCGATGGACACGACCACAGTCACGACGACCACGACCACGACCACGGTCACGCCGACGAACACGAAGGCGAGACGCAGAAAGACGCCGGCGCGGCGCAGTAA
- a CDS encoding DUF6517 family protein translates to MPGQDDTNHQIGRRTYLGVAASAGLAGLAGCSSGSTASAARGPPKVPVSKLEDGGWEQVDEQTRDPAFEESFGPVSVSAAFRTLVFEDVELATELKEKTLGQAEGQFSMFFATRVTLDPSLATIPDAARDPVVEQVETQARAQFESQLESAGLSDIEQASTGSMTVETGESARVTNYTASFPFEGITFPLTDEKQIAIEGKKLGVSGFLAVWEHDGSILVAGGAHPGENLDLGVTKEPTSAIEVSVDIDLGLTPDAYREELRSLVTAVE, encoded by the coding sequence ATGCCCGGGCAGGACGACACGAACCACCAGATTGGGCGACGGACGTACCTCGGTGTGGCCGCGAGTGCTGGACTCGCCGGTCTCGCGGGATGCAGTTCAGGGAGTACCGCCAGTGCCGCGCGCGGACCGCCGAAGGTACCGGTGTCGAAACTCGAAGACGGAGGCTGGGAGCAAGTCGACGAACAGACCCGCGACCCGGCGTTCGAGGAGTCGTTCGGTCCGGTGAGTGTCTCGGCGGCGTTCCGGACACTCGTCTTCGAAGACGTCGAGTTGGCGACCGAGTTGAAAGAGAAGACGCTCGGACAGGCCGAAGGGCAGTTCTCAATGTTCTTCGCCACGCGCGTGACACTCGACCCGAGTCTCGCGACCATCCCCGACGCGGCGCGGGACCCAGTCGTCGAACAGGTGGAGACGCAAGCGCGCGCCCAGTTCGAGTCGCAATTGGAATCGGCCGGCCTCTCCGACATCGAACAGGCGTCGACCGGGTCGATGACGGTCGAGACGGGAGAGTCCGCGCGCGTGACCAACTACACTGCGTCCTTCCCGTTCGAGGGAATCACGTTCCCGCTGACCGACGAGAAGCAGATAGCAATCGAGGGGAAGAAACTCGGAGTGAGCGGGTTCCTCGCGGTGTGGGAACACGACGGGTCGATTCTCGTCGCCGGTGGCGCACACCCCGGAGAGAACCTCGACCTCGGTGTGACCAAAGAACCCACCTCGGCCATCGAGGTGTCGGTCGATATCGACCTCGGGTTGACCCCGGACGCGTACCGGGAGGAACTTCGGTCACTCGTCACGGCAGTCGAGTGA
- a CDS encoding DUF5787 family protein: protein MPTPVSSPSEFAFELALCAHLEEVTDWLPARQLGASVASPGSRIIDVCAVVPGPEFDDRSRITSRDIPATAIESEVGVGHAVFWRDAFDCHPARARRATDRAVEAGFFESEHRRGREYVRRATRYPDEWFSRLVGIENKPDLGEPGDLLRQLRLDVSLALFDEVVLATESYVTGAHLNRIPEEVGVWRFDPETGEREIVRDADPLATDATGVEPVEYESLHTDVALVSPADKRTARLRLAERAYGKGWRGYDVPGCASAGVDAVGRPVCSHFGRVVDPGAECGSNCPAFGPADPPELDRGALRDARTGWVADPDGVARRQSGLDRFW, encoded by the coding sequence GTGCCCACACCGGTCTCGTCACCCTCGGAGTTCGCCTTCGAACTGGCACTGTGTGCCCACCTCGAAGAGGTGACAGACTGGCTTCCGGCCCGGCAACTCGGCGCGTCCGTCGCGTCGCCGGGGAGTCGAATCATCGACGTATGTGCCGTCGTTCCCGGCCCCGAGTTCGACGACCGGTCGCGCATCACCAGTCGAGACATCCCTGCCACTGCTATCGAGAGCGAGGTGGGTGTCGGCCACGCCGTCTTCTGGCGCGATGCGTTCGACTGCCACCCCGCCCGCGCCCGTCGCGCGACGGACCGCGCCGTCGAGGCCGGGTTCTTCGAGTCCGAACACCGCCGTGGGCGGGAGTACGTCCGCCGCGCGACCCGCTATCCCGACGAGTGGTTCTCCCGTCTCGTCGGTATCGAGAACAAACCGGACCTCGGCGAACCCGGCGACCTGTTGCGACAACTTCGCCTCGACGTGAGTCTCGCCCTCTTCGACGAAGTCGTCCTCGCCACCGAGAGTTACGTCACCGGTGCGCACCTCAACCGCATCCCCGAGGAAGTCGGTGTCTGGCGGTTCGACCCCGAGACTGGCGAGCGAGAAATCGTCCGCGATGCCGACCCACTCGCCACCGACGCAACTGGCGTCGAACCCGTCGAGTACGAGTCGCTCCACACCGACGTGGCACTGGTCTCACCCGCGGACAAGCGTACTGCCCGTCTCAGACTCGCGGAACGCGCCTACGGCAAAGGGTGGCGGGGATACGACGTGCCGGGGTGTGCCTCCGCCGGCGTCGACGCCGTCGGTCGGCCCGTGTGTTCGCACTTCGGCCGTGTCGTCGACCCGGGGGCCGAATGCGGGTCCAACTGTCCGGCGTTCGGCCCTGCCGACCCGCCGGAACTCGACCGGGGCGCACTCCGCGACGCACGCACTGGGTGGGTTGCGGACCCCGACGGTGTCGCTCGGAGGCAGTCGGGACTGGACCGATTCTGGTGA
- a CDS encoding aldehyde ferredoxin oxidoreductase family protein has protein sequence MRHTEGPLCSVDLGARTTDTSDIDHVLESYIGGRGVATKLVHDRVPFDADPLGDENRLVLAAGPMQQSRMSFTGRVNLTGVSPLTNGLVSSNAGGFLSRHLVGTGYSAIEFTGEADELLAVHVRPDGVEFEPVPDLEQAEIPAVTEYAESEWGLDAEQLVCIGPAGENLVRFASVMTTESRAFGRGGLGAVMGAKNLKVVTFAGDAAPDVELEFPSEAMDVHRNAATSDHTMKRQGTTAGTDYANAVEALPTRYFSEREFEGVEGINGDAVESKKYKKGTCSQCAFACKLPTRDEESGVETEGPEFETVMAFGSNCGVDDVVDVMKSNEICDRLGIDTISAGDTIAAYLMAEDEFGNVDLIHELAEQIGYREGVGDLLAEGTHRVHDELGVHDWTVKGMEFPGHDGRHLHGQGLSFATSNRGADHMYASFYAIEYPYVDKSKAMEPHGLDGKPQRLVEKENHNAVLDSGVVCKFSRDFIDEETLGVLFDTDYDHLQEVGERIVTLERHFNNQRGFDRSDDTLPFDIPGFPHALSNYYEIRGWSEDGVVPESAVDGVGGAAPADD, from the coding sequence ATGCGACACACGGAGGGCCCACTCTGTTCGGTCGACCTCGGGGCGCGGACGACCGACACGAGCGATATCGACCACGTCCTCGAATCGTACATCGGCGGCCGGGGCGTCGCCACGAAACTGGTCCACGACCGCGTTCCGTTCGACGCCGACCCACTCGGGGACGAGAACCGTCTCGTCCTCGCCGCAGGACCGATGCAACAGTCGCGGATGAGTTTCACCGGCCGGGTGAACTTGACCGGCGTCTCGCCGCTGACGAACGGCCTCGTCTCGTCGAACGCTGGCGGGTTCCTCTCACGACATCTCGTGGGGACGGGTTACAGCGCCATCGAGTTCACCGGCGAGGCGGACGAACTGCTCGCGGTCCACGTCCGCCCCGACGGCGTCGAGTTCGAACCGGTTCCCGACCTCGAACAGGCGGAGATTCCCGCAGTCACCGAGTACGCGGAATCGGAGTGGGGACTGGACGCAGAACAACTCGTCTGTATCGGGCCGGCCGGCGAGAACCTCGTTCGGTTCGCGTCGGTGATGACGACCGAATCGCGCGCGTTCGGTCGCGGCGGACTGGGCGCGGTCATGGGCGCGAAGAATCTCAAAGTCGTCACGTTCGCGGGCGACGCGGCACCCGACGTGGAACTCGAGTTCCCGAGCGAGGCGATGGACGTCCACCGCAACGCCGCCACCTCGGACCACACGATGAAGCGACAGGGGACTACCGCCGGCACCGACTACGCGAACGCCGTGGAGGCACTCCCGACGCGCTACTTCTCCGAACGTGAGTTCGAAGGCGTCGAGGGTATCAACGGGGACGCCGTGGAGTCGAAGAAGTACAAGAAAGGGACCTGTTCGCAGTGTGCCTTCGCCTGCAAACTTCCGACGCGGGACGAGGAATCCGGCGTCGAGACCGAAGGACCGGAGTTCGAGACGGTGATGGCGTTCGGGTCGAACTGCGGGGTCGACGACGTCGTCGACGTGATGAAGTCCAACGAGATATGCGACCGTCTCGGCATAGACACCATCTCGGCCGGCGACACCATCGCCGCGTACCTGATGGCCGAAGACGAGTTCGGAAACGTCGACCTCATCCACGAACTCGCCGAGCAAATCGGCTACCGCGAGGGTGTCGGGGACCTGCTCGCCGAGGGGACACATCGTGTCCACGACGAACTCGGCGTCCACGACTGGACGGTCAAAGGGATGGAGTTCCCGGGCCACGACGGTCGTCACCTCCACGGACAGGGCCTCTCGTTCGCCACTTCGAACCGCGGTGCAGACCACATGTACGCCTCGTTCTACGCTATCGAGTACCCCTACGTGGACAAGTCGAAGGCGATGGAACCCCACGGCCTCGACGGCAAGCCCCAGCGACTCGTCGAGAAGGAGAACCACAACGCCGTCCTCGACAGCGGCGTCGTCTGCAAGTTCTCCCGCGACTTCATCGACGAGGAGACGCTCGGCGTCCTGTTCGACACCGACTACGACCACCTCCAAGAAGTCGGTGAGCGCATCGTCACGCTCGAACGCCACTTCAACAACCAGCGCGGGTTCGACCGGAGCGACGACACACTCCCGTTCGATATCCCCGGATTCCCACACGCGCTCTCAAATTACTACGAGATTCGCGGATGGAGCGAGGACGGTGTGGTGCCGGAGTCGGCAGTCGATGGCGTGGGCGGGGCCGCGCCGGCGGACGACTGA
- a CDS encoding translation initiation factor IF-2 subunit gamma, translating into MVTKNPQQPEVNIGLVGHVDHGKTTLVQALSGSWTDQHSEEMKRGISIRLGYADATFRQIPGVDAPECYTVEEETEDGTETDVLRTVSFVDAPGHETLMATMLSGAAIMDGAVLLVSATEEVPQAQTAEHLMALDIIGIENIVIAQNKVDLVDRERAIENYEQIQEFVKGTVAEDAPIVPISAQQEVNLDVLIEAIENEIPTPERDESEDSRMFVARSFDINRPGTTWDGLMGGVIGGSVVAGKLEEGEELELRPGREVEEEGQTEWRSITTEIRSLQAGGNMVDEVRPGGLCGVGTGLDPSVTKGDALAGQVAGKPGTLPPTREQFTMDVELLDRVVGSEDDSVDEISTGEPLMLTVGTATTVGAVTSARSGEAEVKLKRPVCAAEGAKIAINRRVGARWRLIGIGTLK; encoded by the coding sequence ATGGTGACGAAAAATCCACAACAACCGGAGGTGAACATCGGACTCGTCGGTCACGTCGACCACGGAAAGACGACGCTCGTCCAAGCGTTGTCTGGGTCGTGGACGGACCAGCACTCCGAGGAGATGAAGCGCGGTATCTCCATCCGCCTCGGGTACGCCGACGCGACGTTCCGACAGATTCCCGGCGTCGATGCGCCGGAGTGTTACACAGTCGAAGAAGAGACCGAAGACGGGACCGAGACTGACGTCCTGCGTACCGTCTCGTTCGTCGACGCGCCCGGCCACGAGACGCTCATGGCGACGATGCTCTCTGGGGCGGCCATCATGGACGGCGCTGTTCTTCTCGTCAGCGCCACCGAAGAGGTCCCACAGGCGCAGACGGCAGAACACCTGATGGCGCTCGATATCATCGGTATCGAGAACATCGTCATCGCCCAGAACAAGGTCGACCTCGTCGACCGCGAGCGGGCGATAGAGAACTACGAGCAGATTCAGGAGTTCGTGAAGGGAACGGTCGCCGAGGACGCGCCGATCGTCCCGATCAGCGCCCAGCAGGAGGTCAACCTCGACGTCCTCATCGAGGCTATCGAGAACGAGATTCCGACGCCCGAGCGCGACGAGAGCGAAGACAGTCGCATGTTCGTCGCACGCAGTTTCGACATCAACCGCCCGGGGACGACCTGGGACGGACTCATGGGCGGCGTCATCGGCGGCAGCGTCGTCGCCGGCAAACTCGAAGAAGGCGAGGAACTCGAACTTCGCCCCGGCCGCGAAGTCGAAGAAGAAGGCCAGACCGAGTGGCGCTCTATCACGACCGAGATTCGCTCGCTGCAAGCGGGCGGGAACATGGTCGACGAAGTCCGCCCCGGCGGCCTCTGTGGTGTCGGGACCGGTCTCGACCCGAGCGTCACGAAGGGTGACGCCCTCGCGGGACAGGTCGCCGGCAAGCCCGGCACGCTCCCCCCGACGCGCGAGCAGTTCACGATGGACGTGGAACTCCTCGACCGTGTCGTCGGCAGCGAAGACGACAGCGTCGACGAGATTTCCACGGGCGAACCGCTGATGCTCACCGTCGGCACCGCGACTACCGTCGGTGCCGTGACGAGTGCGCGCAGCGGCGAGGCCGAAGTGAAGCTCAAGCGCCCAGTCTGTGCAGCGGAAGGCGCGAAGATAGCTATCAACCGCCGTGTCGGTGCGCGCTGGCGCCTCATCGGTATCGGGACGCTCAAGTGA